The following DNA comes from Athene noctua chromosome 1, bAthNoc1.hap1.1, whole genome shotgun sequence.
TCATGAGAACATGGATGGACTCACGCAGGAGAAGCAGGAACATTTCACCCTTGAGAACCTGTTGCAATGCTAAGAGAAACTATGGTTCTTATGCAGCAGCAAGCTCCATGGTGGCCAGATCCCCATTTCCTTATAGAACACAATTGAAGTGAATCAAGGGTCTAACACTTTTCATTCACACAGGCCTTCCCATAATATTACTTGTAATAGTTACTGTTTCCTTCACAGATGATGATCAAGTAACAGTAGTCTGGAATTGGGGTCTCCAAAACCAGAGTATTTCAAGTTCTTTTTTCTACTTATGTGATGTTTGATAAGACAATTGGAGTCAGGAGCACAAACGGGGATAATCATGCTTTCCAGCTCCACTGGCAAAGCTATGAAAGCAAATGCTCGACATGCTGTACAGTACTGACATACTGTGTTAACACACACCGGAATATTTCCACTAGCCTCAGCAGAACTACTTCTGATTTACACCTCGAAGAGAAAAATGAGCTACAGAGCATATCCCAGGCAGGCTTAGAGAAAATGATGGATGTCTGAAAGGGAAGACTAGAATGTAGGGGCCAAGCTGGTTCCTTCAAGGAAATATTCAGCCAAGAATAGGTGAAAGAGATGTTTCTTTCAGGAGGAAACATCATTTATGTGTGGTAACAGATGTAGATGTGAAAGTCTGTATAGTCTTCAGCTATATTAAGAACGTATTTCCTGATGTTAGGTGAGGTATGTAAACACTCCAGAAGGGGGTTAACAGCAAAAGCCTTATTTAATATTAATGGACATAGTAAAATATGTTACTCTGTTCCTGGCAGCCTCGAGTCTCACCTTCTTGGACCAGTGTTCCTTTGAATACATCAATATCTGTGGGATGGTGCAAATTGCACAAGATGGTGCTAACTGGGACCACACATTGGGCAAACCAGGAGATGAAGACCATACTTTGGCGGGAAGCTGTGCAGGTAACAGGTATAGTTTTAGATGGTCGTTAGACTTTACCATGCTTTTATGAGATGTGAGAATAAAGATATACAGCGATAAGTAAGTCACTAGAAATACTGTTCTATTAATGTTAATCACTGTATGCCTTATGCTAAACATGACTCTTGAATTTTCAGATAGAGAGGctaataattttaatttgaaatctttAACCCTTCTTTAAATATTCTCCCTACACTGTAGTATCTCATGAAGAAATGACAGTTTGAGACTTAGCTGCTGTAAATTGGTGGTAGCTCCATTAAAATGAAGGGAGCACCACCAGATTGCCACAACTGACTAGTGAAACTCCATAGAGTTCAGTCAGGTGAGACTATCCTGCTTTTATGCATATGTTACAGGATTTTGAGCgattttctagttgttttttttttaaaaaaaaacactttccCTTTGTATAGGAGTTCACTTGAGGCATCCCCATAGAAGGCCATACATAAGCAGACATCACAATACACAAAATCTTGTTTGTAGACAAATTCTGACATTGAAACCAATCCCAGATCATGAAAACAGGAAGAGCTTCAGCAATGTGTCATGGAATAGGAGGAAACCACCCTCAGAAGACTCTTCTAGGGAGGGGTTGCTGTGTGAGGCAGAGCCGTATCAGGAGGGTGTAGCTGCTGGTAATTCAAAGTTCGTCTGAACTGCAACACATAGGAAAGAAGAAGGATTATCTGAGAAGCAAACCTGCAGTGATTTCCCTTCTTCCAAGGAAAGTGTTGCTTGGGGTCCTTTTGATCAAGGCTTTGGCTTCAACTGCACTGATTTAAATATATATGGAACAAATATGATTGTATTGAGTTCTGCAGTGCTTTGATTGCTGCCAGGACACGGGAACTGAGTAGGCTCTGTTGCTCTCAGAGGCAGTGTGGAGAAAATTAAACACTGTAGAGGAGCATCACATAAACAGTCCAAAAATCCTCAATcaaaaaagtttcttttgaaaatcacAGGCATGAGACTAGCTGGTCTGTGTACAAGTGGTCACAGTTAGGCACATCTGCTTCCCAAAACACGAGTGGTTGTTAGTCACAAAATTGTCTCATGgtgcaggagaggaaaaaaaaaattctgaatagaaaaaaagtcatttctGTCGAGCCTGCTCCCAGggaggagagagcaagagatGGCTGTTGGCAGTAACAGATCATGTTTGGTGGCTCACGCTGCATTTGGTTACAGTTTGGGGATCCTGCCGTTATACCAAATCTGCAGTCAGTGaggaggagagcaggcagggcGGGGGGATGCTCCTATTCTCATCACATGTGGGGTTCGAAAGGGCAGATGTGCGCCTGGTGAAAGAAACAGTGCAAAAAAACAGCGCTTGGAAGACCCTCTGAGAAGGGAGCAAAATAAACAGGAGGGTTGTTTACATCCCGTCATTGGCCATTTCTTGTTTCTAGAGGAACAAGTCTGTTTGGCTGTTGTCTGACAGGCTGTTTTCTTGCGGTTTGCAGGGAGTGTGGTTTGCTGACACCGTAAAGGCTCTGGATGTGTGACAGAGCATGTGGCTGGGGAGCTGACAGAAGCTTCCTGCCTCTCATGGCTAGTGGCAGAAAATCAACTGCTCAGCTTataggagggggaagaaaaaaatgtttaaaaagtagTCAGCCTTCAGAAGTTTCCTGAGGGCAAACGGGTCAGCAGTTAGTGGAAAATAAACAGGTTTATCGAATATTTGTAGGGGAACTTACTGCAGAAAGCTAGTCATGCTTATGGGAGCACATCCAAGCACAGGCATGTAGCCGGGAACAGCAGTGGAGTGGCATCAGGTGGCAATTCAGAGTCATTCTTCCCTACACGTCTCTGCTATTTGCATCAGTCATCTCCCAGACAGACAGGAGAGTTCAAACCCATAGATGCAGTCACAGTTTGGGAACGCCCTGTGTGATGCAGCTTGAAAATGTCCTTGCTGTCAGGAGAGACACTTCCTATAGAGAGGGGATGTACTGAGGCTCTTAGGTGAAGCTGATGCACTTGCTCAGTTGACTTCAAGAATTTAAAATTGGAATATATGGAACAGGGCTGACGTGGATGATGAGGGTGCAAGTGCTCATCGTTTCTAGGCAAAGAAAGGAGGACTCCACCTAATGGGACCCTTCCGATACTTTCCTAGTTTGTCTTGAAAAAAGTCCCTGCCCAAGTGCAAGCCACTTACATTTGCACATGCTGACAGGATTGGCACATGTACAGTTTATACTTAATTTCTAAAGAATGGAACAAAAAGTGTAccttatttcaaagtattttcattttaatatcaaTTTGCAATGTAGAGAGGATTATTTTctactgatttttgttttcctactttgaaaataattttctagctCAGGCAAGTGGAAACTGCACTAAAGCTTATTTAGCATTGGCATTTCATTAGTGAATGGATCAAAAACTTTTTTCCCATCGCTGTGTTTTGTGCTTCCCAGATAGAGGATATTTCATGCACTTAAATACGAAAACTGGACATGCTGGTCAGTCAGCTCTTCTGGAATCTCGCATCCTTTATccaaggaggaaggaaaaatgcCTTCAGTTTTTCTACAGGTTAAATGGAAGTCCACAGGATAAGCTAGTTATCTGGATTAGGAAGGATGACGGAACTGGAAATGTTAGACGGATGGAAAGGTTGCATACTATTACAGGTAAGTGAAAGTGTGTTTTCTTATCTGAAGTGCTGGAAAACTTCATCATATGAAAGGTTGCTCAAGTGTCCAGTGTAAATCTAACCTTCATTTGCTTCAGTTGAGTAATTCCAGAGTTAGTGCCCATGAGAACAGAATTTGGCTCGGAGATGATTTCCTTAAGACTGTGCCCAGGTTAGCTAGGGTGAAGGGCATCAGACGATCACCGTACAAACAAACAGGTCACAGGACGCTTGAGGAAGGCACAGCTTGATTTGGGATTGTGTCCTGGACTTTCCGTTCTCACATGTATTTACTTCCCTCTTCAGCTGATGGAGAACATCACTGGAAATTGGCCAGCATTCCtttcagtgtcaaaaaaaaaTTCCGGTATGGGTTTCAGGGCATCAGAGGAGAACCAGCCACGTCTGCAGGGGGCATTGCCATAGATGACACCAGCCTGACAGAGACAAACTGCCCCACCAACGTCTGGCACATCAGAAACTTCACGTCTCTTTTGAATAGTACTTCAAAAGGCGATTACATTGTGAGCCCTGTATTTAACAGCTCGGAAGGATATGCCTTTGCTTTACAGCTGTATCCTcatggaagaaattcttcatcCTACACGAATTACATGGGGATTACTTTCCATCTCTGCAGCAGTCTGAACGATGGCCTTCTTGAATGGCCAGCTGGACACAGACAGGTTATCTTGTCTGTTTTGGATCAAGAAGCAGATGTAATCCACAGGATGTCCCTCAGCCTTAGCTTTACTACAGACCCAAAACAGCTAGTACATGGTATGTCAGAGTGCATCAGTGAGAAATGTAGAAATGCAGAAACACAACTGGGCTGAGTGGAGATCGGCTTTAATTATTTCTATATTGTGGCAACACAGGCAGAAATGAGACCCTGCAGTGGGACAAGCCATCTATCACTGGaagtttttctccttcctgcaaCTGCTACATGAGCCCAGGTGTTGGCTGGAATACATTCCTGACCCACAGGGAGCTTCACTGgaaaaaattccttaaaaatgACAGTCTTTTCATCTTTGCTGATTTTGAAGGTAGAGTATTATATTATCAGAATCTCCACTAGAACAGAGCAGCTACATACTCCTCTGTTTGTAAAGAGAGTACAAAAGATAAAAGTAATTAGCAAACATCTGTTTCAAGAACAAGGTTTTTAAATGCTTAGTGATTTCAGGTGCCTGGATTTTTTAATACACAATATGAAACCTTGTGGATGACCCTGATTCTCTGGTCcctgaaaatcagattttcaggAGAGATTATACTTCCATGTCTCGATGATCAGTCTACTTAATGGTGTTCCCATTCACTACCACCCTCTGTATCACTTCCAACTTAATTGTtgtttgaaaatgaagaaattctttacagatTTTGAAAAACTGACAGAAGGAGTTATTGATCCAAATGTTCTCTTCTGAGGTTAGAATTTTTGTCAGGGCTGTGTGCAGCCTCTCTGCTCCGccaaaggcagcagggaggggaagaaggagggaCGGAGCTGTTTAGTGCAGAGGGCAGCCTGGCCTGCACATGCCCATCCTGTGAGAGCCACCTGTGAGATGGCTGCATTCATCTTCCCTCATGTTAGGTGTCCAAAAATAAACTTTCAAGACTCCCTGGTGGGTCATTTGAGAGCAACAGGTACCTCTGGGGAGCAGTTGATCCCATTCCATTATAGTTGTGATGAACTGCTCTTCTGATGTGCTGATCTCCACCAGCTGCAAAGAAATACATCACTAATAACTAATGGTAAGATAAACCCTTCTGAACtgattttcctttggaaaatgtcAGTGTCTGGGAAGTAGGAACACTTTGTATAAGTAAATAATCATTAAACCAGACCTGATCCTAGTACAAGGGTCAAAGCACTTAGATCGGAGAGGACAGTTGAGAGTATGCTGTGGTAATCCAGACTCACTCCACACAACTGAGGGCTGTGAACACCAGCAGGCTGTGAACTCTCCTGGCAGAAGGATTTCTCCCTTgttctttgtgaaaaaaaaaaacaaaaaaaaaaacaaaaaaaacacaacaaaaaacccaaacaaaaccaccaaagtTCTTGTTTAAGTCCAGCAGAGAATGAAGACATTTTTGAAACAAGAAGAGCTTTTGCAAGGTGGGAAAGCTGCTTCCCATGAATGCTGAACCAGGAATGTGTGCTGCTGAATAAAAATGCAAAGAGCAGTCTACATTTCTGGCATACAGAAGGGCCCAGCTTTTCTTCAGGTTATGTAGGGCATTTGGCAATGCTTCCAAGTACCCTTTAGCAATAAGCAAAGCAGCCGAGTCCTCTTTGTGCTTTTCCTGACAGCGCCTTGTACTGGGA
Coding sequences within:
- the LOC141974150 gene encoding meprin A subunit alpha-like gives rise to the protein MGAGLNAAALQQVSIQNSVEDTVDDVDGGQLRKDIPEINSETGRKLYEGDIILPLERNALRNSSYRWKFPIPYILADSLDLNAKGVILQAFDMFRLKSCVDFKPYEGERTYLKFEKLDGCWSYVGDLQSGQTVSIGERCDYKAIVEHELLHALGFYHEQSRTDRDDYVQIWWDEIIEGFAYAFDKHNDSFLDDLNTPYDYESVLHYGPYSFNMNSSVPSITTKIPEFNEIIGQRLDFSRIDLLRLNRMYNCTSSLTFLDQCSFEYINICGMVQIAQDGANWDHTLGKPGDEDHTLAGSCADRGYFMHLNTKTGHAGQSALLESRILYPRRKEKCLQFFYRLNGSPQDKLVIWIRKDDGTGNVRRMERLHTITADGEHHWKLASIPFSVKKKFRYGFQGIRGEPATSAGGIAIDDTSLTETNCPTNVWHIRNFTSLLNSTSKGDYIVSPVFNSSEGYAFALQLYPHGRNSSSYTNYMGITFHLCSSLNDGLLEWPAGHRQVILSVLDQEADVIHRMSLSLSFTTDPKQLVHGINETLQWDKPSITGSFSPSCNCYMSPGVGWNTFLTHRELHWKKFLKNDSLFIFADFEDLTPLITSEVPVRP